A stretch of the Paracoccus albus genome encodes the following:
- a CDS encoding cell wall hydrolase produces MKINRKMRLAAMLALGPLVLAGCSFGSRQNQEECMARAMYFESNRSSRDGMIAVGSVVMNRVKSDKFPDTVCEVVGQKNQFAKGVLTRKMNDRSVPMVREAARSVMRGERHPLIANATFFHTAGYSFPYDNMHYVLTTGGNAFYEKRKSALVTRPYPPPAIEGITGRR; encoded by the coding sequence ATGAAAATCAACCGCAAGATGCGGCTTGCCGCCATGCTGGCCCTTGGCCCGCTGGTTCTGGCGGGCTGTTCATTCGGATCGCGCCAGAACCAAGAAGAATGCATGGCCCGCGCGATGTATTTCGAATCCAACCGCTCCAGCCGCGACGGGATGATTGCGGTCGGCAGCGTGGTGATGAACCGCGTGAAATCCGACAAGTTCCCGGATACCGTTTGCGAGGTGGTGGGTCAGAAGAACCAGTTCGCCAAGGGCGTGCTGACCCGCAAGATGAATGACCGCTCTGTGCCGATGGTGCGGGAAGCCGCGAGATCGGTCATGCGCGGCGAGCGTCATCCGCTGATCGCAAATGCCACATTTTTCCATACGGCGGGCTACAGCTTCCCCTATGACAATATGCACTACGTGCTGACGACGGGCGGCAATGCGTTCTACGAAAAGCGCAAATCGGCACTGGTAACGCGCCCTTACCCGCCACCCGCGATTGAAGGCATCACCGGGCGGCGCTGA
- a CDS encoding Hint domain-containing protein, with protein MPSYTYQMIYIGDLTDMDTDESNNTVEDVGAVMGGQTYGSTSDPLFAHSMQVTLNDNSGSGNVVALDHNQASSTNEDTISYTLSGQSYELELDHTIRVRNVTVVQATGPGTTRTITVPVRLIQDENGNTFIMPPPSSGTETGEPSLTEYPIVSISIPSNPDYLSNFSGVAVNRSVLPFRDGYVDGTSSGELLEPGVSDEDGDRVDSGDATLPGHSGDMDYIRAAAGDDTVYAGVGKDTVEGGSGNDIIYGHSPTADDGSADSLDGGTGDDTIYGQGGTDTLVGGSGDDDLFGGDGADTLGGGSGRDLLDGGNQADSLTGGDGFDTFIAGNGDTISDFNTATGQDFGDSDQSNNDFVDLSSYYNQATLDAYNASVPVGGDTYANPLEWMRADQDDDGVLNESNITLTISGVAGSNLTYDNTNVCFGADALIRTDAGEVAAGDLAVGDMVETRDAGLQAIRWIGKRRMDAAILNANPNLRPIRIRAGALGEGLPEADLIVSPQHRILVRSKIALKMFGAMEVLVAAKQLCQIEGIDVAHDLTEVTYVHFLFDAHQIVLANGAESESLFTGREALKSVGPAAAAEIFAIFPELALDGHVPVAARQLASGRMGRKLAVRHIQNDRQLLS; from the coding sequence ATGCCAAGCTATACATATCAGATGATTTATATCGGCGACCTGACCGATATGGATACGGATGAGAGCAACAACACTGTTGAGGATGTCGGTGCGGTTATGGGTGGTCAGACCTATGGCAGCACGAGCGATCCGCTATTCGCCCATAGCATGCAGGTCACCTTGAACGACAACAGTGGGTCGGGCAATGTCGTTGCCTTGGACCACAATCAGGCGAGCAGTACCAACGAGGACACAATCTCATATACGCTAAGCGGCCAGTCATATGAGTTGGAGCTGGATCACACCATCCGTGTCCGCAACGTAACTGTCGTACAAGCAACCGGTCCTGGTACCACAAGAACCATTACAGTGCCGGTGCGTCTGATTCAGGATGAGAACGGCAACACATTCATTATGCCGCCCCCTTCAAGCGGCACTGAAACAGGTGAGCCGTCCCTTACGGAATATCCGATCGTCTCCATCAGCATCCCGAGCAATCCAGACTATCTCAGCAATTTTAGCGGCGTTGCTGTAAATCGCAGCGTCCTTCCGTTTAGAGACGGCTATGTTGATGGCACCTCTAGCGGTGAGTTGCTTGAGCCGGGCGTTTCTGACGAAGATGGTGATCGTGTCGATTCGGGCGATGCAACCCTTCCCGGTCACTCCGGCGACATGGACTACATCCGCGCAGCCGCGGGAGACGATACAGTGTATGCCGGCGTCGGCAAGGATACTGTCGAAGGCGGGTCGGGCAATGACATCATATACGGTCACAGCCCTACAGCGGACGATGGCAGCGCAGATTCGCTGGATGGAGGCACTGGTGACGATACCATCTACGGTCAGGGTGGTACCGATACGCTTGTCGGTGGCTCTGGTGACGATGATCTATTCGGAGGCGACGGGGCAGACACCCTGGGCGGTGGGTCGGGCCGCGATCTTCTGGATGGCGGAAATCAGGCCGACAGTTTGACGGGTGGCGACGGCTTCGACACCTTCATTGCGGGCAATGGCGATACGATCAGCGATTTCAACACCGCGACCGGTCAGGATTTCGGCGACAGCGATCAGTCGAATAACGATTTCGTCGATCTCAGCAGCTACTATAATCAGGCCACTCTGGACGCCTATAATGCGTCGGTCCCGGTTGGTGGGGATACATACGCGAACCCGCTGGAGTGGATGCGGGCGGATCAGGATGACGATGGCGTCCTGAACGAGTCAAACATCACACTGACCATCTCTGGCGTCGCTGGCAGCAATCTGACCTATGACAACACCAACGTCTGCTTCGGCGCCGACGCGCTGATCCGTACTGATGCGGGTGAGGTGGCCGCCGGCGATCTGGCTGTCGGTGATATGGTGGAAACCCGCGATGCCGGGCTGCAGGCGATCCGCTGGATCGGCAAGCGCAGGATGGACGCTGCGATCCTGAACGCCAACCCGAACCTTCGCCCGATCCGCATCCGCGCAGGTGCGCTTGGCGAGGGGCTGCCAGAGGCCGATCTGATCGTCTCGCCGCAGCACCGTATTCTGGTTCGCTCGAAGATCGCCCTGAAAATGTTCGGCGCGATGGAGGTTCTGGTTGCGGCCAAGCAGCTGTGCCAGATCGAAGGGATCGACGTGGCCCATGATCTGACAGAGGTCACATATGTCCACTTCCTGTTCGACGCCCATCAGATCGTGCTGGCCAATGGCGCGGAATCGGAATCGCTGTTCACCGGACGGGAAGCGCTGAAATCTGTCGGCCCAGCCGCCGCGGCAGAGATATTTGCGATCTTCCCGGAACTGGCTTTGGATGGTCACGTGCCTGTGGCGGCGCGCCAACTGGCATCAGGCCGCATGGGCCGCAAGCTGGCGGTGCGCCATATTCAGAATGACAGGCAGCTTCTGAGCTGA
- a CDS encoding Lrp/AsnC family transcriptional regulator, whose protein sequence is MSGKHVFDDLDRELIALLRQDGRAPVSKLAEIMDVSRGTVQTRLDRLLASGAVLGFTVRVRDDYDASRIRAVMMIEVQGRNTSHVIRKLRGLPELQVLHTTSGKWDLIAEIMVEDLAQFDRVLRDVRLVDGVLNSETSILLSSI, encoded by the coding sequence ATGAGCGGCAAGCACGTCTTTGACGATCTGGATCGTGAGTTGATCGCCCTGCTGCGGCAGGACGGGCGCGCGCCGGTGTCGAAGCTTGCAGAGATCATGGATGTGTCGCGCGGGACGGTGCAGACGCGGCTGGACCGGCTGCTTGCCTCTGGTGCGGTGCTAGGTTTCACGGTGCGGGTCCGTGACGATTACGACGCCAGCCGGATCCGCGCGGTGATGATGATCGAGGTTCAGGGACGTAATACGTCGCATGTCATCCGCAAGCTGCGCGGACTGCCGGAATTGCAGGTGCTGCATACCACCAGCGGCAAGTGGGACCTGATCGCGGAAATCATGGTCGAGGATCTGGCGCAGTTCGATCGGGTGTTGCGCGATGTGCGGCTGGTGGACGGTGTGCTGAACAGCGAGACGAGCATTCTGCTGTCCAGCATTTGA
- the putA gene encoding bifunctional proline dehydrogenase/L-glutamate gamma-semialdehyde dehydrogenase PutA: MPATDFSQFTLDAKFRHAAPLLDELIAQAALSPEARGRISDNAADLVRRIRRTDKPTLMEHFLGEYGLSTREGVALMCLAEAMLRVPDRTTMDALIEDKIAPSDWGRHLGEATSSLVNASTWALMLTGKVLDDDQPGIVGTLRGAIRRLGEPVIRTAVTRAMREMGRQFVLGQTIGAALDRAKGMEEQGYSYSYDMLGEAAMTRADADRYAREYAAAIRAISASCTKGSVRENPGISIKLSALHPRYEVAQEDAVLAELVPVVLELAQAAKAANMGMNIDAEEQDRLVLSLKVIKAVLSDPSLAGWDGFGVVVQAYGKRAGLVIDWLHDLSAQLDRKIMVRLVKGAYWDTEIKLAQVEGLPDFTLFTRKVETDVSYIANARKLIGYSDRIYPQFATHNAHTVAAILHMVGDTDFEFQRLHGMGERLHEIVIRETKGRCRIYAPVGAHRDLLAYLVRRLLENGANSSFVHQIVDEDVPPEEIARDPFDMLNSAEPPALLVQPEAIFGARRENSAGFDLTDEAELARITAATPAKLSDANPITLSDPTGKQRAVVNPATGETVAQVTDADAETVGRAIADAAVWDAPSSERAAVLRRAADLYEENYGEIFAALTREAGKSLPDAVGELREAVDFLRYYALQGEDRQDAPRGIFTAISPWNFPLAIFTGQIAAALMAGNAVLAKPAEQTPLIAAIAVRLLHQAGVPRAALQLLPGDGATVGAALTSDPRISGVVFTGSTDTARIIARAMAEHLAPGTPLIAETGGLNAMIVDSTALPEQAVRDIIASSFQSAGQRCSALRCLYLQEDVAPHVIEMLKGAMDQLSIGDPALLSTDVGPVIDPDAQQEISRYIDAQTGRVLHQLVAPSGGSFVPPVLIQVDGIDDLEREVFGPVLHVATFRASDIDNVVKDVNARGFGLTFGLHTRIDSRVQEIADSVHAGNIYVNRNQIGAIVGSQPFGGEGLSGTGPKAGGPNYLPRFYAAETAALPAGKPSGDADPAAINAALSETTAPEIGQQIMPGPTGELNRLSLHAREPVLCLGPGRVAAAAQAAAVEALGGQAVRVDGALEPAALTTLEGFSAAIWWGNAETGRSYAQALAARETEILPLICAMPDRAHVAHERHLCVDTTAAGGNAALLAG; the protein is encoded by the coding sequence ATGCCAGCGACCGATTTCAGCCAGTTCACCCTTGATGCCAAGTTCCGGCACGCTGCCCCGTTGCTGGACGAGTTGATCGCACAGGCCGCACTGTCGCCGGAAGCGCGCGGCCGCATCAGCGACAACGCCGCCGATCTGGTCCGCCGCATCCGTCGTACCGATAAGCCAACGCTGATGGAACATTTTCTTGGCGAATACGGGCTGTCCACGCGCGAAGGCGTCGCACTGATGTGTCTGGCCGAGGCGATGCTGCGCGTGCCTGACCGCACCACGATGGACGCGCTGATCGAAGATAAGATCGCCCCATCCGACTGGGGACGGCATCTGGGAGAGGCGACCTCCAGCCTGGTCAATGCGTCCACCTGGGCGCTGATGCTGACCGGCAAGGTGCTGGATGACGACCAGCCCGGCATCGTCGGCACCCTGCGCGGCGCAATCCGCCGACTGGGCGAGCCTGTCATTCGCACCGCCGTCACCCGCGCCATGCGCGAGATGGGCCGCCAATTCGTGCTGGGCCAGACAATCGGCGCGGCGCTCGATCGGGCGAAGGGGATGGAGGAGCAGGGCTACAGCTACAGCTATGACATGCTGGGCGAGGCCGCCATGACCCGTGCCGATGCCGACCGCTATGCCCGCGAATATGCAGCCGCCATCCGCGCAATTTCGGCATCCTGCACCAAGGGATCGGTGCGCGAAAACCCCGGCATCTCGATCAAGCTGTCCGCGCTGCACCCGCGCTATGAAGTCGCACAGGAAGATGCGGTGCTGGCTGAGCTTGTGCCGGTCGTGCTGGAACTGGCGCAGGCCGCAAAAGCCGCGAATATGGGCATGAATATCGACGCCGAGGAACAGGACCGGCTTGTCCTGTCGCTGAAGGTCATCAAGGCGGTTCTGTCCGACCCCTCGCTGGCCGGATGGGACGGGTTCGGCGTCGTGGTGCAGGCCTATGGAAAACGCGCCGGTCTGGTCATCGACTGGCTGCATGACCTGTCGGCGCAGCTTGACCGCAAGATCATGGTCCGGCTGGTGAAGGGCGCCTATTGGGATACGGAGATCAAGCTGGCGCAGGTGGAAGGCCTGCCGGATTTCACGCTGTTTACCCGCAAGGTGGAAACCGATGTCAGCTATATCGCCAATGCCCGCAAGCTGATCGGCTATTCGGACCGCATCTATCCGCAGTTCGCCACCCATAACGCCCATACTGTCGCGGCGATCCTACATATGGTTGGCGACACGGATTTCGAGTTTCAGCGCCTGCATGGCATGGGTGAACGTCTGCACGAGATCGTCATCCGCGAAACCAAGGGGCGCTGCCGCATCTACGCGCCGGTCGGTGCGCATCGCGACCTGCTGGCCTATCTGGTGCGCCGCCTGCTGGAAAATGGCGCGAATTCATCCTTCGTTCACCAGATCGTCGATGAGGACGTCCCGCCGGAAGAAATTGCGCGCGACCCATTCGACATGCTGAACAGTGCAGAACCCCCTGCCCTGCTGGTCCAGCCAGAGGCGATTTTCGGCGCGCGGCGGGAAAACTCTGCCGGTTTCGACCTGACCGATGAGGCAGAGCTTGCGCGGATCACCGCCGCAACCCCGGCAAAGCTGTCCGATGCCAACCCGATCACCCTATCCGATCCGACGGGGAAGCAACGCGCCGTCGTGAACCCGGCCACAGGTGAAACTGTTGCACAGGTCACGGATGCCGATGCCGAAACCGTGGGTCGCGCCATTGCCGATGCGGCGGTCTGGGATGCACCCTCATCCGAGCGCGCAGCGGTGCTGCGTCGTGCGGCAGATCTTTACGAGGAAAACTATGGCGAAATCTTCGCCGCGCTTACGCGTGAGGCGGGGAAATCCCTGCCCGATGCCGTAGGCGAGCTGCGCGAGGCCGTCGATTTCCTGAGGTACTACGCACTTCAGGGGGAAGATCGTCAGGACGCCCCGCGCGGCATCTTCACGGCGATCAGCCCGTGGAACTTCCCCCTGGCCATTTTCACCGGGCAGATCGCGGCGGCCCTGATGGCTGGCAATGCGGTGCTGGCAAAGCCCGCCGAACAGACGCCGCTGATTGCCGCGATTGCCGTGCGCCTTCTGCATCAGGCTGGCGTCCCACGCGCGGCGCTGCAACTGCTGCCCGGAGATGGCGCGACGGTTGGTGCGGCCCTGACCTCTGACCCGCGCATCTCGGGTGTGGTCTTTACCGGCTCTACCGATACCGCAAGGATCATCGCGCGGGCGATGGCCGAGCATCTTGCCCCCGGCACGCCGCTGATAGCCGAAACCGGCGGGCTTAACGCGATGATCGTCGATTCCACCGCCCTGCCAGAGCAGGCCGTGCGCGACATCATCGCCTCCAGCTTCCAGTCGGCGGGTCAGCGCTGTTCGGCGCTGCGCTGCCTCTATTTGCAAGAGGATGTCGCCCCCCATGTGATCGAAATGCTGAAAGGCGCGATGGATCAGCTTTCCATCGGTGATCCGGCACTGCTTTCAACCGATGTCGGCCCTGTCATTGATCCCGATGCACAGCAGGAAATCAGCCGCTATATCGACGCTCAGACCGGCCGCGTGCTGCATCAGCTTGTGGCCCCGAGTGGGGGCAGCTTTGTGCCGCCGGTGCTGATTCAGGTCGATGGCATCGACGATCTGGAACGTGAGGTATTCGGCCCCGTGCTGCATGTCGCCACCTTCCGGGCCAGCGATATCGACAATGTGGTGAAGGATGTGAACGCACGCGGATTCGGCCTGACCTTCGGCCTGCACACCCGCATTGACAGCCGCGTTCAGGAAATCGCCGACAGTGTTCATGCCGGGAATATTTATGTGAACCGCAACCAGATCGGCGCCATTGTCGGCAGCCAGCCCTTCGGCGGCGAAGGGCTGTCAGGCACCGGCCCAAAGGCAGGCGGGCCGAATTATCTGCCCCGCTTCTATGCTGCCGAAACGGCCGCTCTGCCCGCTGGCAAGCCAAGCGGCGATGCGGATCCTGCAGCGATCAATGCGGCCCTGTCCGAGACGACCGCGCCAGAGATCGGGCAGCAGATCATGCCCGGCCCCACCGGAGAGCTGAACCGGCTGAGCCTTCATGCCCGCGAACCCGTCCTCTGCCTTGGTCCGGGCCGCGTTGCAGCAGCGGCACAGGCCGCAGCGGTCGAGGCTCTTGGCGGTCAGGCCGTCCGCGTCGACGGCGCGCTAGAACCAGCGGCACTCACCACACTGGAAGGTTTCTCTGCCGCGATATGGTGGGGCAATGCCGAAACCGGTCGCAGCTATGCCCAGGCACTTGCCGCACGGGAAACGGAAATCCTGCCGCTGATCTGCGCCATGCCGGATCGGGCCCATGTCGCGCATGAGCGACATCTTTGCGTGGACACAACGGCGGCCGGCGGTAACGCAGCCCTGCTGGCAGGCTAG
- a CDS encoding Lrp/AsnC family transcriptional regulator produces MTAELDSTNRKILAELVANARIPITELARKVGLSKTPVALRIRQMEEMGLIQGYRAILSPLSLGLTHVTYVEARLTDTRQKALEQFNDGVRSITEIEECYMIAGGFDYLLKVRSRDMTHFRQIMAEKISSLPFIHATTSYVAMEAVVEQNWTEI; encoded by the coding sequence ATGACAGCAGAGCTGGACAGCACCAACCGCAAGATATTGGCAGAGCTTGTCGCCAATGCCCGCATCCCGATCACGGAACTGGCGCGAAAGGTCGGGCTGTCAAAAACCCCCGTCGCGCTGCGCATCCGCCAGATGGAGGAAATGGGGCTGATACAGGGCTATCGTGCCATCCTGTCGCCGCTGTCGCTGGGGCTGACGCATGTCACCTATGTCGAGGCGCGGCTGACCGATACCCGACAGAAAGCTCTGGAACAATTCAATGACGGAGTCAGGTCCATCACCGAGATCGAGGAGTGTTACATGATTGCGGGCGGGTTCGATTACCTGCTGAAAGTCCGCTCGCGCGATATGACCCATTTCCGCCAGATCATGGCAGAGAAGATTTCGTCGCTACCTTTCATTCATGCGACAACCAGCTATGTCGCGATGGAGGCGGTGGTCGAGCAGAACTGGACCGAAATCTGA
- a CDS encoding ornithine cyclodeaminase has translation MSAKPSDLAYVPFVSVENMMRLIHRIGIEEMLKGIADYIEQDFRRWELFDKTPRVASHSEEGVIELMPTSDGEVYGFKYVNGHPKNTKEGRQTVTAFGLLADVGNGYPVLLSEMTVLTALRTAATSALVARYLAPKGADTMALIGNGAQSEFQALAFRAICGVTRLRLYDIDPAATQKAMRNLETQGFDLTACASAQEAMEGAQIVTTCTADKQYATILTDNMVGAGIHINAIGGDCPGKTELHKDILSRSDVFVEYPAQTRIEGEIQQMPDDFPVTEMWQVIAGSAPGRRSETQITLFDGVGFATEDFSALRYVRDQLDGTGLFQQLDLLADPDDPRDLFGMLERAAI, from the coding sequence ATGTCCGCCAAGCCGTCCGATCTGGCCTATGTTCCTTTTGTCAGCGTCGAAAACATGATGCGCCTGATCCATCGCATCGGGATAGAGGAGATGCTGAAAGGTATCGCGGATTATATCGAACAGGATTTCCGCCGGTGGGAACTGTTCGACAAAACCCCCCGCGTCGCCAGCCACTCGGAAGAAGGTGTGATCGAACTCATGCCCACCTCGGATGGGGAGGTTTACGGCTTCAAATATGTCAACGGCCACCCCAAGAACACCAAGGAAGGCCGCCAGACAGTCACTGCTTTCGGACTGCTGGCCGATGTGGGCAATGGCTATCCGGTTTTGCTGTCGGAAATGACCGTGCTGACGGCCCTGCGCACGGCGGCGACCTCTGCCCTCGTGGCGCGCTATCTTGCGCCGAAGGGGGCCGATACGATGGCGCTGATCGGCAATGGCGCGCAGTCGGAGTTTCAGGCACTGGCGTTTCGCGCGATCTGCGGCGTGACCAGGCTGCGGCTTTACGACATCGACCCGGCGGCGACGCAGAAGGCGATGAGGAACCTTGAAACGCAGGGCTTCGACCTGACCGCCTGCGCTTCGGCGCAAGAAGCGATGGAGGGCGCGCAGATCGTCACCACCTGCACCGCGGACAAGCAATATGCGACGATCCTGACCGACAATATGGTCGGCGCGGGCATCCATATCAACGCCATCGGCGGCGACTGCCCCGGCAAGACCGAACTGCACAAGGATATCCTCAGCCGCTCTGACGTGTTCGTCGAATACCCGGCCCAGACACGGATCGAGGGCGAGATCCAGCAAATGCCCGACGACTTCCCCGTGACCGAGATGTGGCAGGTCATCGCCGGCTCCGCACCCGGCCGCCGCAGCGAAACCCAGATCACGCTGTTCGACGGCGTCGGCTTCGCGACAGAGGATTTCTCGGCCCTGCGTTATGTCCGCGACCAACTGGACGGCACCGGCCTGTTCCAGCAGCTCGACCTGCTGGCCGATCCCGACGATCCGCGCGACCTGTTCGGGATGCTGGAACGGGCGGCAATCTGA
- a CDS encoding aspartate aminotransferase family protein, with translation MTRILHRNIGPELPRAVAGKGVWITDAEGRSYIDGSGGAAVTSLGHGNAEVLEAMRAQMDAVAYAHTSFFTTDAAESLADRLVDLAPDGLDYVYLVSGGSEAVEAALKMARQYFVEIGQPQRRHIIARRQSYHGNTIGALATGGNEWRRKQFQPILPETHHVSPCYAYRDMAEGETPDDYAARLAAELEDKILTLGADEVIAFVAEPVVGATLGAVTAVPGYFSRIREVCDKYGVLLILDEVMCGMGRTGSIFAQAQEDVVADITTVAKGLGGGYQPVGAVLLSAKIYDAFRDGSGLFQHGHTYIGHPMAAAAADKVVEIMSRPGMMENVNAMGARLQEGLEAALGQHANVGDIRGRGLFRGIELVADRDSKDVLDPALKTHAKIKKAAMARGLMCYPMGGTIDGVRGDHVLLAPPYIITPDEVDQLVDRMAGAIRDVLG, from the coding sequence ATGACCCGCATCCTGCATCGTAATATTGGCCCTGAACTGCCCCGCGCCGTTGCGGGCAAGGGGGTCTGGATCACAGATGCCGAGGGGCGCAGCTATATCGACGGATCGGGCGGGGCGGCGGTGACAAGCCTCGGTCACGGCAATGCCGAGGTGCTGGAGGCGATGCGCGCGCAGATGGATGCGGTTGCCTATGCGCATACGTCTTTCTTCACGACCGATGCGGCTGAATCTCTGGCTGATCGGCTGGTCGATCTGGCGCCGGACGGGCTGGATTACGTCTATCTCGTCTCCGGCGGGTCCGAGGCGGTGGAGGCCGCGCTGAAGATGGCGCGGCAATATTTCGTCGAGATCGGCCAGCCTCAGCGCCGCCATATCATCGCGCGCCGGCAAAGCTATCACGGCAATACGATCGGTGCCCTGGCGACGGGCGGCAATGAATGGCGGCGCAAGCAGTTTCAGCCGATCCTGCCGGAAACGCATCACGTTTCGCCCTGCTATGCCTATCGCGACATGGCCGAGGGCGAGACGCCGGACGACTATGCCGCAAGGTTGGCCGCAGAACTGGAGGACAAGATCCTGACGCTCGGCGCGGATGAGGTGATTGCCTTCGTTGCCGAACCTGTCGTGGGCGCGACGCTTGGTGCGGTGACGGCGGTCCCCGGCTATTTCAGTCGCATCCGCGAGGTTTGCGACAAATATGGCGTGCTTCTTATCCTGGATGAGGTGATGTGCGGCATGGGCCGGACCGGCAGCATCTTCGCGCAGGCGCAGGAAGATGTTGTCGCCGATATCACCACCGTCGCGAAGGGGCTGGGCGGGGGATACCAGCCGGTCGGCGCGGTTTTGCTGTCGGCAAAGATCTATGACGCTTTCAGGGATGGCTCTGGCCTGTTCCAGCATGGGCATACCTATATCGGTCATCCGATGGCAGCAGCAGCGGCGGACAAGGTTGTCGAGATCATGTCCCGACCGGGGATGATGGAGAATGTGAACGCAATGGGTGCGCGCCTTCAGGAAGGGTTGGAGGCAGCACTTGGCCAGCACGCCAATGTCGGCGATATCCGGGGCAGGGGGCTGTTCCGCGGGATCGAGCTGGTGGCGGATCGGGACAGCAAGGATGTTCTGGACCCGGCGCTGAAAACGCATGCGAAGATCAAGAAAGCGGCAATGGCGCGGGGCCTGATGTGCTATCCGATGGGCGGGACTATCGACGGCGTCAGGGGCGATCATGTGCTGCTCGCGCCGCCTTACATCATCACGCCGGATGAGGTCGATCAGCTGGTCGACCGCATGGCCGGCGCGATCCGGGATGTGCTGGGCTGA